The sequence CCTGCTCGCCATCCGCCACGAGGCCCGCGTCATCATCCCAGCGCCGGTAGAAGCACGACGCGTGGCCGGTGTGGCAGGCCCCGCCCGCCTGCTCCACCCGAAACAGCAGCGTGTCGCCGTCGCAGTCGATGCGGGCCGCGCGCACGTGCTGCGTGTGGCCGCTGGTGGCGCCCTTCACCCACACGGCCTGGCGCGAGCGGCTCCAGTACGTCATGCGGCCGGTGGTGAGCGTTTGCCGCAGCGTGTCGGCGGTCATGTAGGCGAGCATCAACACCTGATCGGTGGCATCGTCTTGAACGACGACCGGCACGAGTCCGTCGTCATCGAAGGCAACGGCTTCAATGAACGCATCGGGAGAAGGCATAGCGGGGAGCACTTGGACGAACAGCGGGCGAACATCATCCCAACGATGCCTGTGCGCACCGGTTCGGCGGACACTTTCCGGGTTTGCCGAATAAAACGCATGCGGACGGCAGCATCGGCGGCGGTGCTGCGCGGCCCGCGCGTTGTTTTCATCACCAGAGGTTTTTGACATGAAGCTGCTTCGCGTCCTCGCCCGGCTGCCGCGCCTGCTCCTCATTGGCCTTGTGAAGGGGTACCAGCAGATCGTGTCGCCCCTGTTTCCCTCCACCTGTCGCTTCCATCCCACGTGCTCGGCCTACGCGGTGCAAGCCTTCCGAACATACGGTGCGGCGAAGGGCCTCGTGCTCACGCTTTACCGCATCGCACGCTGTCACCCGTGGGGCGGGCACGGCTACGACCCGCCGCGCTGGTTTAACGAACCGCCGCCGTCCTCGCACACGTAACCCCTCGCTCATGCGTGCCACCACCGATCGCACCACCGCCCTGGCCTACGGCGCCAGCCTTGCCACGGGCGTCCTCGTCGCATTTCA comes from Salisaeta longa DSM 21114 and encodes:
- the hisI gene encoding phosphoribosyl-AMP cyclohydrolase; the encoded protein is MPSPDAFIEAVAFDDDGLVPVVVQDDATDQVLMLAYMTADTLRQTLTTGRMTYWSRSRQAVWVKGATSGHTQHVRAARIDCDGDTLLFRVEQAGGACHTGHASCFYRRWDDDAGLVADGEQVFDPEAVYS
- the yidD gene encoding membrane protein insertion efficiency factor YidD, whose protein sequence is MKLLRVLARLPRLLLIGLVKGYQQIVSPLFPSTCRFHPTCSAYAVQAFRTYGAAKGLVLTLYRIARCHPWGGHGYDPPRWFNEPPPSSHT